The Megalobrama amblycephala isolate DHTTF-2021 linkage group LG13, ASM1881202v1, whole genome shotgun sequence genome contains a region encoding:
- the LOC125244122 gene encoding synapse differentiation-inducing gene protein 1-like has product MEPQENWNTSEKSKLLQPGPPPYQDHSGYPPPGSFPSTSGYQAQQYGASGPYGQGPYPGHPAVTVQPAVYLTNIPLAYPLPDYLGYSIFTMLCCCLPLGIAALIYSINTRNANMSGQQQIAEKNSRMARIMNHIALGIGLALIVVYIVYFVVVVKHHHKTSP; this is encoded by the exons ATGGAGCCCCAAGAAAACTGGAATACATCTGAGAAATCAAAGTTGTTGCAGCCTGGGCCACCACCGTACCAGGACCATTCTGGATACCCTCCTCCAGGGAGCTTCCCGAGCACCTCTGGGTATCAAGCCCAGCAATATGGAGCTTCAGGACCATACGGCCAAGGACCATATCCAGGTCATCCTGCTGTCACCGTGCAGCCGGCAGTTTATTTGACCAACATTCCACTGGCCTATCCACTGCCAGATTACCTGGGCTATTCCATCTTTACCATGCTGTGCTGCTGCTTACCTCTGGGCATTGCTGCTCTAATTTACTCTATCAAT acTCGGAATGCCAACATGTCCGGACAACAACAAATAGCAGAGAAAAACTCCAGAATGGCACGCATTATGAACCATATTGCTCTTGGTATTGGTCTTGCCCTTATTGTGGTGTATATTGTCTACTTCGTGGTGGTTGTCAAACATCATCATAAAACATCTCCATAA